The Paenibacillus sp. 481 DNA window AACGGATCAGACAGCCAGTTCGGGCCTTCCATGCCGAACCAAGCTAAATACTGATTAATCGGGCCAAATTGAGCGTTGAACATGTTGCGCATAATGAGCAAAGACACGAAAGCAGGAATCGCAAACGGTAGCATAAAAATCGTACGCCAGAACGCTTTAAAGCGCGTTATGGGCTGCTGCACGAGCAGTGCGATCGCAAAGCCTCCGAAAAACGTCGTCACCGTGGATAGCACGGCCCACACGACCGTCCATGAAAATACGCCGTAGAACGTATTGGCCCATGCATGTAGCGAAAATAAATCTGTGAACGCCGCGAATCCCGTCCAATCAACCAAATTGGCTGGCGGCAAATGCTTCGGTGACGAGTAGTTCGTAAATGCAATAAGTACGGAAAACACAAGCGGCAGTACACTGAAAAAGAAAATAAATAATAAAGGCGGTGATAAAATAAGCTGTGGAAATTGTTGCTCAAACAGATGCTTTACACTTGCTGCAAAGCGACGCGGCTTGCCCCCTTGCTCCCTTAGCAAGCCATTCCGATAAGCATCGCGAATGTTATACACATAAAGCGCAATAAATAAGAGCACAACGAACAACACAATTAAGCCCTGTACGAGCAAAAAGATAGAGTGGTCGCCCGCTACTTTTTGGTACACCCTGCCCACTAACTCTAATCGCTGCTTCTTCTCGCCAAGCGTCATTAAGCCCCAAAGCGATTGGCCAACATTCGTCAGAGCATAATACCAGCCCCACACATAAACGGCGACGAGTAATCCACCTTTAACGAATTGTCGATTATACAATTGGCCTAATCCCATAACGATGGCGGATAGAACAGCAGCTACAATCCGATACGGTTTCATCAAGCACTCCCCCGATAGTAGAAGCTACTTGCTCTGCTGCGCAATGGCCGTCTTAATATCCTCTACCGCCTTGTTCAGCGTCTTTGAAATGTCCGCGCCATCCCAAATCGGCTCTAACGTCGCCGTAATCGGGCCCCATACCGCACGCATTTCAATGATATAAGGCATGGGCTGCACATGTTTGAACTGCTCGATAAACGCAAGGGAGTTCTCATTTTTTTGAATGTTCGGATCGTGTTCCATTCCGTTGCGGGCAGGGATGATGCCTGTCATGGCATAGTTGGTGGACAACGATGTTTGTGAAGTTACATAATCGATAAACAACTTAGACGCATTTGGATATGTGCTGAAGGTGCTGACAAAGTATGATTTCACTCCTGCAAACGGAAGCGGTTGCTTGCCATTCGGCATCGGAGGAAGCGGGACAGAACCGACCTCGAAGCCGAGCTTCTCTTTAGTGAAATTGCCTAGCTGCCACACGCCGTCCATATTGATCGGCAGTTTGCCTGTCTGGAACAAGTTCGTCTTGACGTCAAAGGTGATGTCTGCGGCTTTAATCGGAATCGCTTCGCGCAAGCTACGATAGAACTCCATCGCCTTGACTGCTTCCGGCTTATTTAAGCCGATGTCTTGTGGATCGGTGCCATTGTTGCCGAAAATGTACCCGCCGTTACCCGCAACGAAAGCGTAGTTGAAGTAATAATTGTTGACCTCGTACAGGAAGCCGAATTTATTTTTTGCTGGTTCGTTGTAGCTTTTAGCAAACGTAATGATGCTGTCCCATGAAGCGAGATCCTCTTTTTTGACTAAATCTTTGTTGTAAAAAAGCAGAAACGTTTCCATATTGCGCGGATAGCCGTAAACAACGCCATCCATCGTCACCGCCGCAACCGCAGCTGGCGCAAAATGACGTTTCGTCTCTTCGGCGTAGAAATCGTTCGGCATAATCAAGCCCGCCGCTACCGCCTCGCCAAGAAAATCATGCGGCATGACCATGATGTCCGCACCAAGACCTGCTGGGCCATCCGTTTTCAGCCTGTTCATTTGCTCTGTAGGCTTTACTTCCTGAAACTCGACCGGAATATTGTATTTCGCGCTAAATTGCTTAGCCATCTCTTCGAGGAAGGCTTGTTGCTCACTCCCTTCCCAAATGACTAGCTTAGCGTCATCTTCAGGCTGAATGTCTTCCTCCGAAGCGGCATCCGTTCCAGCAGCAGGTTGTTGTGCACTTCCGTTGCCCTTTCCATTGCCTGCACCTCCCGCTCCCGCACCTGAACCGTCACCTGTAGTCGTACTTCCTGTTGTGGCACTGTTTGAAGCTGCCGTGCCAGCATTCGCGTTATCGGACGATTGCGGCCCACACGCGGTTATCGAAAACACCATTAACATCAAGGTAGCAAGCATGAACCAAGCCTTTGTTAGCTTCATGATTTACAACTCCCCGAATCATAATAGAGCGCTTACAGGTTTCGCATGAGAGCTATACGAGTAACGTGTCGACTCTCATGTACCTGTTTAACCTAACGATGTATCATACGATGCGTTGTCGACTGGCGCATAACGATGTGCCCACTTCTGTAAACTTACTGCTGCCAGTTTACAACAACCGTCCCCGTACCACTGCTTGGCGTCGTATACGTGCGGTTGCTGCCGCCTTCCCACACCGCGCTGCTACCTTGCTTTTTAACAAATTTATATTCAATCGTCGTATTTGCCGGAACACTAACATCCATATACCAATTAGGATATTGGTAGACCACTTGATTGTACATCGGCCCTATCGCTTTATTAAGATTCCATGCGCCTAGCTCAGGAATGCTGCCCGACAGGTACACATTTTCACCGAACGTCGTTTGCGCACCTTGGATCACGAAACGTACATGTACTTGCGGACCTGTAAGCACTTCAATCGCGGGGTACACATTGCTCAATGCACTGTTCGCGGTCTGAATCTTTACTTCATATCTACCCGCGCCAGCACCAGCGCTATTCAGCGGAGGAACTTTCACTTGGATATGCGAATCTTCCCACGCTAAGATATTCGCCCCTGTAATTGCCGTTCCACCCAAGTAAACGGTACCCTTCTGCGTGCCAAATGCACGGCCATCAATCGTCAACGTGTTGCCCGCTGCTACCATCGTCGGGCCGACATGACCGATGCGCGGCTCCACTTCCGGGGTCGTGTAATGCCATACCGCTACAGCACCCGCTGCTAATGTAAATGGTGAAGCCTCCCTATTGGCGACCGTCAATCCAGCGCCATTCAACAAGCCACCAAGACTATCCACATACTGCCCATTAGGCAAGGATGTCAGCAAGCCGTTAATAGGTACACCGCTGCTCAAATTACGGTTCACCGCCACTAAAGCTACACTCTTGCCGAACTTGCGCTCGAAGATGAACACATCATCATTGAGCCAACGCTCTTGCGTCGTTCCGTAGCCAAACGCCGGATTCACTTTGCGCAGCGGTGCCAATTTACCCATGATTTGATACGCAGTCGTATTCGTTGAAAATGACGGAATGCGCGCACGATTATCCGGATCGTTGCCGCCTGTCATGTACTGCTCCGTGCCATAATATAAAGCAGGCACGCCACGTGAAGTCAGCGTGAACGCCAACGCCTGATCCAGCTTGCGCTTATTGCTGTTATCCATATGGAAGCGATCCATATCGTGATTATCGATAAACGTAACTTGATCGTTAACGTAACGATAATCAGCCGCTGTCCCTGCAATCATGCTATGCAAACTGTGCATCGATTGCGTGTTATCGCGGAACACTTGGCGAACCGTTTGCGCAAAACGAAAGTCCAACAAGCTCATGCCGCTTTCATTGGCAAATGCATGATTGTCTGCGCTCACTTCGTTGACGCCAAGAAACCATTCCCCGAACGTGAACACCGGTGATGTTGCATAAATAGACGACATCCAATTTTTTTGCCAGCCGAACGGCATATGCTTCACCGCATCGACACGAATGCCATCCACTCCCATGTTCAGCCACATTTGAATCGCATCCTTGAAATATTGATCGATGGCAGGATGGTTATGGTTAAAATCTGCGAGATCAAACAGGTTACGGTAAATGCCATTTTCAACAGTAGAAAAATCCGTTCCCCCATTATGGTGATACATCGCTGTCGGATCATTACTGTATCCCGCTACGAGCGTCCCGTTGTCGTACAGCTTCCCATTTTCCGCAAAATTAGGGTCCGTCTCCATCGCAGGCGACGTATGATTCGGCGCAAAATCAATAATCACTTTTATATGTTTGGCATGTGCCGTCGCAATCAATTGTTGGAATTCGCTTAGCGAACCGAACGCAGGATTCGGTTTCTTAAAGTCCCGCGCCCAATAGCCGTGGTATGAGGTGTTGTTGATGCCCGAATAGTTAATGGCAGTAAATATATTTTCAACAGGCTGTGAAATCCATAATGCGGTCACTCCCATACCTGTAAAATAACCGTCGTTTATTTTGTCAATAATGCCTTGCCAATCTCCGCCACAGTACAGCTTCAAGTTGCTGCACGTCCCGTCAAACGAGGCTCCCGCCGGATTATTGCTCGGATTGCCGTCATGGAAACGGTCGGTCACGATCTGGTAAATGACATCTGTACTAAAATTAGCTGTGTTCGTCACAGCCGTGTCCGGTGCAGCCTGCACAGGCGGTGATGACCATACGAGTAAAAGGGTTGATACCGTGATAAGCCAAGCCGTCCAGCGAGCTAGAAGTTTCATGAACATTTCCCCCCTTTAAAAGATATGTGCGGTTACGATGATGTTCGAACTCACTCACCTCCTAACACAAAAACCCCGGTCGTCTCCAGAAGAGATAACCGGGGTTGTTCTTTAAGCAATGACGCTTAAAAAAGGCATAGCCCTTAAATTGTCCTTACGCTGCAAGTGCGTTAGTCTGCTGTCCGTAAGTGCAACCAATATTTCAAGTTATTAGTGCTGTTACATGTTAATTATAACCTTGTTGTGCAAACGTTTCTAGCTGCATTGTATGCGTTTACAACCATAATTGTCAATACGATTTAGGTGACCTGATTTATGCTTTTTTTGTATGGATGTGCTAAAAAAACGCTACGCTTACTGGTCTGCAACCTGCTTCATGACCGCAAAGCCGTATGCTTCTAGCTGTATCGTCAGCGCGTCCCCCACACTTGCAATCGAGGCATCGGACGCTAGCTCCGTGCGCCAAGCCTTGCCGTCTAGCGGCAGCTCTGTGCGCAACACCGTGCTCTTTGCAGCAGCATTTAATGCAATTAAGAAGCGCTCACCCGACTCGCTCCAACGCTCGTACATCAAGACACGAGAGCCTGCTTCTGCCTGCAAAAAGCGAATCCCCACCGAGCGCAAGGCTGCATGCTTGCGGCGCAGTGCAATCACATCGCGATAAAAGTTAAACAACTCGCGATCCTGCTTCTCCTCGTCCCACTCCATACAGCGGCGGCAGTCGGGATCGCCCTCTCCTTCTATGCCGATCTCATTCCCGTAGTAGACGCAAGGCACGCCTGGATGCGTAAATTGAAACAGCGTCGCCAGCTTCATCCGGCGCTTATCCCCGCCGCACTGGGTCAGCAGACGAGGTGTGTCATGACTGTCTAGCAAGTTGAATGCTACTTCAGTTGCTTGCTGCGGGTAGTAAGCCAGTTGCGTGCCAACCAAGCTTGAAAATTCAGCAGCATCTACTGTCTCTTTGGCAAAAAAGTCGAGCATCGCGTCTGTTAACGGATAGTTCATCACCGCGTCAAATTGGTCGCCTTGCAGCCACGCCATGGAGTCGTGCCAAATCTCACCCAAAATGTACGCTTCAGGGTTGGCCTGCTTCACGACTTGGCGGAATTCACGCCAGAACTGATGATCCACCTCATTGGCGACGTCCAAACGCCAACCGTCGATGCCCACTTCCTCAATCCAGTAGCGGGCAGCATCCAGCAAATACTGTTTCACTTCTGGATGCTCGGTGTTCAGCTTCGGCATAATCGGCTCGAATGCGAACGTTTCGTATGTCGGAATGCCATCCTCGACACGTAGCGGATAATCATGTACGTAGAACCAGTCCTTGTACGCGGACTGTTCCCCATGCTCCAACACATCCACGAATGGTGGGAATGTGCGCCCTGCGTGGTTGAACACAGCATCCAGCAAGACGCGGATACCTCGAGCATGACAGGCGGCAACGAGTTCTTTAAGCTTCTCGTTGGAACCAAAATGCGGGTCCACCTTCTTGTAATCGCGCGTATCATACTTGTGATTCGTCGTCGCTTCAAAGACAGGCGTAAAGTAAATCGCCGTTATGCCTAGCTCGCTCAAATGATCCAAGTGCTGAATAACACCTTCTAGATCACCGCCGAAGAAGTTGTCTGGCTTCGGCTCCCCGCCCCACGGCTGCACATTGGGCGGATCATTTTGCTTATCCCCGTTCGCAAAGCGCTCGGGAAAAATTTGATAGAACACGGCCTCCTTCACCCAAGTAGGCGGTTCAAATACATCGACTCCGTTCAAGTACGGGAACTCGAACGACTCAAAATAATGCTCCGGCAGCTCCTTACGGAAGCCGCGCTCAGTTAAATACCACTGCTCCTGCGCATCCTCAAGCCGGAACGCATACCGCAGACGGCGGTACGGCGGCTTATACGCCGCTTCCCAATAATCGAACAGCGCGTCGGATGTGAACTTGCGCATCGGCACGCTCACCGTTGTCCGCTGGAACGCGTATTTGTCGACCGCAATCACGTCGACGGCGGTAACGTCATCTTTTTTCGTGCGTATCCGAATATGAACAGTCTCGCGGTCGTACGCGTAAGACCCATTTTGCTTGGAACGGTGATAAATCGCTTCTAATTGCATAACCCATCAACCTTTCTTCTACCCATTTGAATTCCATGTACATGACACAAATC harbors:
- a CDS encoding sugar ABC transporter permease; translation: MKPYRIVAAVLSAIVMGLGQLYNRQFVKGGLLVAVYVWGWYYALTNVGQSLWGLMTLGEKKQRLELVGRVYQKVAGDHSIFLLVQGLIVLFVVLLFIALYVYNIRDAYRNGLLREQGGKPRRFAASVKHLFEQQFPQLILSPPLLFIFFFSVLPLVFSVLIAFTNYSSPKHLPPANLVDWTGFAAFTDLFSLHAWANTFYGVFSWTVVWAVLSTVTTFFGGFAIALLVQQPITRFKAFWRTIFMLPFAIPAFVSLLIMRNMFNAQFGPINQYLAWFGMEGPNWLSDPLWAKVTILLANMWLGFPISMLLIIGILTTIPRDMYEAAEVDGASSFQKFRKITFPSVMFSLSPILITQFAGNFNNFNVIYLMTNGRPANSDYQFAGSTDILITWLYNLSITNGKYNFASVISIVIFVLLASISVWNFRRTRAFKEEDGLR
- a CDS encoding alpha-amylase family glycosyl hydrolase, which gives rise to MKLLARWTAWLITVSTLLLVWSSPPVQAAPDTAVTNTANFSTDVIYQIVTDRFHDGNPSNNPAGASFDGTCSNLKLYCGGDWQGIIDKINDGYFTGMGVTALWISQPVENIFTAINYSGINNTSYHGYWARDFKKPNPAFGSLSEFQQLIATAHAKHIKVIIDFAPNHTSPAMETDPNFAENGKLYDNGTLVAGYSNDPTAMYHHNGGTDFSTVENGIYRNLFDLADFNHNHPAIDQYFKDAIQMWLNMGVDGIRVDAVKHMPFGWQKNWMSSIYATSPVFTFGEWFLGVNEVSADNHAFANESGMSLLDFRFAQTVRQVFRDNTQSMHSLHSMIAGTAADYRYVNDQVTFIDNHDMDRFHMDNSNKRKLDQALAFTLTSRGVPALYYGTEQYMTGGNDPDNRARIPSFSTNTTAYQIMGKLAPLRKVNPAFGYGTTQERWLNDDVFIFERKFGKSVALVAVNRNLSSGVPINGLLTSLPNGQYVDSLGGLLNGAGLTVANREASPFTLAAGAVAVWHYTTPEVEPRIGHVGPTMVAAGNTLTIDGRAFGTQKGTVYLGGTAITGANILAWEDSHIQVKVPPLNSAGAGAGRYEVKIQTANSALSNVYPAIEVLTGPQVHVRFVIQGAQTTFGENVYLSGSIPELGAWNLNKAIGPMYNQVVYQYPNWYMDVSVPANTTIEYKFVKKQGSSAVWEGGSNRTYTTPSSGTGTVVVNWQQ
- a CDS encoding alpha-glycosidase; protein product: MQLEAIYHRSKQNGSYAYDRETVHIRIRTKKDDVTAVDVIAVDKYAFQRTTVSVPMRKFTSDALFDYWEAAYKPPYRRLRYAFRLEDAQEQWYLTERGFRKELPEHYFESFEFPYLNGVDVFEPPTWVKEAVFYQIFPERFANGDKQNDPPNVQPWGGEPKPDNFFGGDLEGVIQHLDHLSELGITAIYFTPVFEATTNHKYDTRDYKKVDPHFGSNEKLKELVAACHARGIRVLLDAVFNHAGRTFPPFVDVLEHGEQSAYKDWFYVHDYPLRVEDGIPTYETFAFEPIMPKLNTEHPEVKQYLLDAARYWIEEVGIDGWRLDVANEVDHQFWREFRQVVKQANPEAYILGEIWHDSMAWLQGDQFDAVMNYPLTDAMLDFFAKETVDAAEFSSLVGTQLAYYPQQATEVAFNLLDSHDTPRLLTQCGGDKRRMKLATLFQFTHPGVPCVYYGNEIGIEGEGDPDCRRCMEWDEEKQDRELFNFYRDVIALRRKHAALRSVGIRFLQAEAGSRVLMYERWSESGERFLIALNAAAKSTVLRTELPLDGKAWRTELASDASIASVGDALTIQLEAYGFAVMKQVADQ
- a CDS encoding sugar ABC transporter substrate-binding protein, translating into MKLTKAWFMLATLMLMVFSITACGPQSSDNANAGTAASNSATTGSTTTGDGSGAGAGGAGNGKGNGSAQQPAAGTDAASEEDIQPEDDAKLVIWEGSEQQAFLEEMAKQFSAKYNIPVEFQEVKPTEQMNRLKTDGPAGLGADIMVMPHDFLGEAVAAGLIMPNDFYAEETKRHFAPAAVAAVTMDGVVYGYPRNMETFLLFYNKDLVKKEDLASWDSIITFAKSYNEPAKNKFGFLYEVNNYYFNYAFVAGNGGYIFGNNGTDPQDIGLNKPEAVKAMEFYRSLREAIPIKAADITFDVKTNLFQTGKLPINMDGVWQLGNFTKEKLGFEVGSVPLPPMPNGKQPLPFAGVKSYFVSTFSTYPNASKLFIDYVTSQTSLSTNYAMTGIIPARNGMEHDPNIQKNENSLAFIEQFKHVQPMPYIIEMRAVWGPITATLEPIWDGADISKTLNKAVEDIKTAIAQQSK